One genomic region from Streptomyces sp. NBC_00457 encodes:
- a CDS encoding TetR/AcrR family transcriptional regulator, translating into MARRYDPERRQRIIDAAIRVVGRSGLAGLTHRTVAAEADVPLGSTTYHFKTLDDLMVAALRQANEGFAKVIASRGALENPDTDLASELAAATGEWLAGDRTGVELECELYLAALRRPALRPVAAEWVQDLADRLTPRTDPVTARALVALLDGICLQVLLTDETYDEEYAREALARIIPSGPRQAP; encoded by the coding sequence TCCGGGTCGTAGGACGCAGTGGTCTCGCCGGACTGACCCACCGCACAGTCGCGGCGGAGGCCGACGTACCGCTGGGCTCCACCACGTACCACTTCAAGACCCTGGACGACCTGATGGTCGCCGCCCTCCGCCAGGCCAACGAGGGCTTCGCCAAAGTCATCGCCTCACGCGGCGCCCTGGAGAACCCGGACACCGACCTGGCCTCCGAACTCGCCGCCGCGACAGGCGAATGGCTCGCGGGCGACCGCACCGGCGTGGAGCTGGAGTGCGAGCTCTACCTCGCCGCCCTGCGCCGCCCCGCCCTCCGCCCCGTCGCCGCCGAATGGGTCCAGGACCTGGCCGACCGCCTCACCCCGCGCACGGACCCGGTCACCGCACGCGCCCTGGTCGCGCTGCTGGACGGCATCTGCCTCCAGGTACTCCTCACCGATGAGACGTACGATGAGGAGTACGCCCGCGAGGCATTGGCGCGGATCATTCCCTCTGGCCCGCGCCAAGCCCCTTGA
- a CDS encoding winged helix-turn-helix transcriptional regulator: MARRTRLEDSTCAIAQALDVVGDWWTLLIVRDTARGVHRFDELQRELGLSRKVLTERLRLLVEADVLVRVPYQERPVRYEYRLTPRGLALLPVLVALQDWGDAWVLGDGSTTATAAEASVEARRVHELTGTRVPELHLVDDGGELLDPVVAESPFTVLYCFPGAYARADSYPPGWSEIPGAPGCTLESCTYRDRLGEFRAAGASVHGVSTQRPDEQRAFAEKERLGFPLLSDSGLALVAGLRLPTFRAAGADRLKRLTLVVDRERVVRDVQYPVTDVAGSVTAALAVVKGLGAGQRE, encoded by the coding sequence ATGGCGCGCAGGACTCGCCTGGAGGACTCCACCTGCGCCATCGCGCAGGCCCTGGACGTCGTCGGCGACTGGTGGACCCTGCTGATCGTGCGGGACACCGCGCGCGGAGTGCACCGGTTCGACGAGCTGCAGCGTGAACTAGGGCTGTCCAGAAAGGTGTTGACCGAGCGGTTGCGGCTTCTGGTGGAGGCCGATGTGCTGGTTCGGGTGCCCTATCAGGAGCGCCCTGTGCGGTACGAGTACCGGCTCACCCCGCGCGGCCTTGCCCTGTTGCCCGTACTCGTCGCCCTTCAGGACTGGGGAGATGCCTGGGTTCTGGGGGACGGGAGCACGACGGCCACGGCGGCGGAGGCGTCCGTCGAGGCGCGGCGGGTGCACGAGTTGACGGGCACGCGGGTTCCCGAGCTGCACCTCGTCGATGACGGCGGGGAGTTGCTCGATCCCGTTGTGGCGGAGAGTCCGTTCACCGTTCTGTACTGCTTCCCGGGGGCCTATGCGCGCGCCGACTCCTATCCGCCCGGGTGGTCGGAGATTCCCGGTGCGCCGGGCTGCACTCTGGAGTCCTGTACGTACCGGGACCGGCTCGGTGAGTTCCGCGCTGCGGGGGCGAGTGTGCACGGGGTGTCCACTCAACGTCCGGACGAGCAGCGGGCGTTCGCGGAGAAGGAGCGGCTGGGGTTTCCGTTGCTGTCGGACTCCGGACTGGCCCTGGTCGCGGGGTTGCGGTTGCCGACGTTCCGGGCGGCGGGGGCGGACCGGCTGAAGCGGCTCACACTGGTCGTCGACCGGGAGCGGGTCGTCCGGGACGTGCAGTACCCGGTCACCGATGTCGCGGGGAGCGTGACGGCGGCGCTGGCCGTCGTCAAGGGGCTTGGCGCGGGCCAGAGGGAATGA
- a CDS encoding MFS transporter, with amino-acid sequence MLKDVPRTVWLLACGTFANMAVSVSFAYLFLYLTGPRGLDTAEAGLLSGVGGIGLLAGNFTGGWYGDRFGHRRVLLTGAVTSGLLLAAVPLLPTPALYAALPLCQYAAGVQRAANSALVAVIVPEGSRRQAFAVVRAAANGGFTVGPLLGAVVATRFSYDWLYVAEGLGSLTLACWTARVVPPRGAARSPGGTGRVWPELRARPAVLILLAAILVTDVVYRQQYSTYPLFLADHGMDTRTYGALLAINGAVLLCLELPAALALRRRSPLRIVGTGLLLVAAGYGVLLLGAGLVTAVTMMTLLTLGELLYKTTATAYVADQAPEHVQGRFQSLYAGVSMSGTVLAAPLGGALYERAPGMLWPVCAGLGAVAAMAVLTAATGRRAPTATPTGCLAPTGHPHRPAT; translated from the coding sequence GTGCTCAAGGACGTACCGAGAACTGTCTGGCTACTGGCCTGCGGCACCTTCGCCAACATGGCCGTGAGCGTGAGCTTCGCCTACCTCTTCCTCTACCTCACCGGGCCCCGGGGCCTCGACACGGCAGAGGCCGGCCTGCTCAGCGGGGTCGGGGGCATCGGTCTGCTCGCGGGCAACTTCACCGGCGGCTGGTACGGCGACCGCTTCGGCCACCGCCGCGTGCTGCTGACCGGAGCCGTCACATCCGGCCTGCTCCTGGCCGCCGTCCCCCTCCTCCCGACACCGGCCCTGTACGCCGCACTGCCCCTGTGCCAGTACGCCGCGGGTGTCCAGCGGGCGGCCAACTCGGCGCTCGTGGCCGTCATCGTGCCGGAGGGGTCCCGTCGCCAGGCCTTCGCCGTCGTACGGGCGGCGGCGAACGGCGGCTTCACCGTCGGCCCTCTGCTCGGCGCGGTGGTCGCGACCAGGTTCTCGTACGACTGGCTCTACGTCGCCGAAGGCCTGGGCAGCCTGACGCTGGCCTGCTGGACGGCTCGAGTGGTCCCACCGCGAGGCGCCGCACGGTCCCCCGGCGGTACCGGCCGGGTCTGGCCGGAACTGCGCGCACGCCCGGCCGTACTGATCCTCCTCGCGGCGATCCTGGTCACCGACGTGGTCTACCGGCAGCAGTACTCCACCTACCCGCTCTTCCTCGCCGACCACGGCATGGACACGCGCACCTACGGGGCACTGCTCGCGATCAACGGCGCCGTGCTGCTGTGCCTGGAGCTGCCCGCGGCGCTGGCGCTGCGGCGACGGTCGCCGCTGCGGATCGTCGGCACCGGCCTGTTGCTCGTGGCCGCGGGATACGGCGTGCTGCTGCTGGGCGCGGGCCTGGTGACGGCGGTGACCATGATGACCCTCCTGACCCTCGGCGAACTGCTCTACAAGACAACGGCGACGGCTTATGTGGCCGACCAGGCTCCCGAGCACGTCCAGGGCCGCTTCCAGTCCCTCTACGCCGGAGTGTCCATGAGCGGCACGGTCCTGGCGGCACCCCTGGGCGGAGCGCTGTACGAGAGGGCGCCCGGGATGCTCTGGCCCGTGTGCGCGGGACTCGGCGCGGTGGCCGCCATGGCCGTACTGACGGCAGCCACAGGCCGACGGGCACCCACGGCCACCCCCACCGGCTGTCTGGCACCCACGGGCCACCCCCACCGGCCCGCCACCTGA
- the dapD gene encoding 2,3,4,5-tetrahydropyridine-2,6-dicarboxylate N-succinyltransferase yields MTDTTAPSTTTGGAVAAGLATIAADGTVLDTWFPAPELSAEPGPSGTERLSTERAVELLGEGAAKAIGPDARRGVEVVAVRTVIASLAEKPTDAHDVYLRLHLLSHRLVKPHGQSLDGMFGFLANVAWTSLGPVAVDDIEKVRLNARAEGLHLAVPSVDKFPRMTDYVAPKGVRIADADRVRLGAHLAEGTTVMHEGFVNFNAGTLGTSMVEGRISAGVVVGDGSDIGGGASTMGTLSGGGNVIISIGERCLIGAEAGVGIPLGDECVVEAGLYVTAGTRVTMPDGQIIKARELSGASNILFRRNSITGTVEARPNNAVWGGLNEILHSHN; encoded by the coding sequence ATGACCGACACGACTGCACCCAGCACCACCACCGGCGGAGCCGTTGCCGCCGGCCTCGCCACGATCGCCGCCGACGGCACCGTCCTCGACACCTGGTTCCCCGCGCCGGAGCTCTCCGCCGAGCCCGGCCCGTCCGGCACCGAGCGGCTGTCCACCGAGCGGGCCGTGGAACTGCTCGGCGAAGGCGCCGCGAAGGCGATCGGCCCGGACGCCCGCCGTGGCGTAGAGGTGGTAGCGGTCCGTACGGTCATCGCGTCGCTCGCCGAGAAGCCGACCGACGCGCACGACGTCTACCTCCGCCTGCACCTCCTCTCCCACCGCCTGGTCAAGCCGCACGGCCAGAGCCTGGACGGCATGTTCGGCTTCCTCGCCAACGTCGCCTGGACCTCGCTCGGACCGGTCGCCGTCGACGACATCGAGAAGGTGCGGCTGAACGCCCGCGCCGAGGGCCTCCACCTGGCCGTGCCGTCCGTCGACAAGTTCCCGCGCATGACGGACTACGTGGCCCCCAAGGGCGTCCGCATCGCCGACGCCGACCGCGTCCGCCTGGGCGCGCACCTCGCCGAGGGCACGACGGTCATGCACGAGGGCTTCGTCAACTTCAACGCGGGCACCCTCGGCACGTCGATGGTCGAGGGCCGCATCTCCGCTGGCGTCGTCGTCGGTGACGGCTCGGACATCGGCGGCGGCGCCTCCACGATGGGCACCCTGTCCGGCGGCGGCAACGTGATCATCTCCATCGGCGAGCGCTGCCTCATCGGCGCCGAGGCGGGCGTCGGCATCCCGCTCGGCGACGAGTGCGTGGTCGAGGCAGGCCTCTACGTCACCGCCGGCACCCGCGTCACCATGCCCGACGGCCAGATCATCAAGGCCCGCGAACTCTCCGGCGCCTCCAACATCCTCTTCCGCCGCAACTCGATCACCGGCACGGTGGAGGCCCGGCCGAACAACGCGGTGTGGGGCGGGCTGAACGAGATCCTGCACAGCCACAACTGA
- a CDS encoding restriction endonuclease, giving the protein MENFDLTRLTDFDFEAVCKDIFEAEYRVRLEIFSPGADSGVDLRYLHAGGTHLVVQCKHWVRSPRSKLIERIKNSELTKVQRLQPDRYILATSVELTKGAKDKIYNILSPYVKTPSDIYGITEINALLRKHESVVRRHVRLWLTSASVLSALLSKSVLTRSQQLAEELDSTLRTYAPNESYGRAVDLLETRHTCVIAGIPGIGKTTLAQVLCAGYVSEGYELVEVSADLEEANSLWDDKVAQIYYYDDFLGQTTLEEKLGKNEDSRLLAFMDRIEKSRNKRFILTTREYILAQARQRYEKLHRHRFDLQTCVVDMADYTYRARGTILYNHVYASGLSDDIKSNFADPAVYRPIIQHQNFNPRVVAATIAEADSFPSAGEDIGRRILENLRDPRSVWSHIVSHQLKDPDVQLLALTYSFMGGVYLGDMQDLWVSLERSSRDLRTSLATLDGTMLRTYRKSDRIFLAFHNPSVRDFMREYLLEDRSNFLQLIKCFSHFEQIEALLVMANEQEEVLQFFKRNLKIVENVALKAFDSQGLRGDGVNASTDPAQRARVYLHLGEALASEPILECARKAIVEDEAILEAYDPQDVIDIIQFLNESDRESLRRALPDAVDMAIEWITGDLSSWDLMESAKGFLENVSDIVPKSAILDVEEDMQRYAEGAIAAWAEMGPDSMIDHSVMEGVLAFANEYEDPERTFPGYGEAVDKIPDLDEDGGDYSRRELSGSDSTESYIQEMRDVADMMGSLRADDLG; this is encoded by the coding sequence ATGGAGAACTTCGATCTAACCAGGCTAACGGATTTCGATTTCGAGGCTGTCTGCAAGGACATATTCGAGGCGGAGTATAGGGTAAGGCTAGAAATATTCTCGCCTGGTGCCGATTCTGGAGTCGATCTCCGCTATCTCCATGCAGGCGGCACTCACCTAGTCGTCCAATGTAAGCACTGGGTTCGCTCGCCACGCTCAAAACTAATAGAGCGCATTAAGAATTCCGAGCTCACGAAAGTGCAAAGACTGCAACCGGATAGATATATCCTAGCCACTTCCGTAGAGTTGACGAAGGGCGCCAAGGATAAGATATACAATATCCTGTCACCATACGTGAAAACGCCGAGTGACATCTACGGCATCACGGAAATAAATGCTCTGCTTCGCAAACATGAAAGTGTTGTCAGGCGTCATGTGCGCCTATGGTTGACCAGTGCTTCGGTCTTGTCTGCACTACTTTCTAAAAGCGTTTTGACGCGCTCTCAGCAACTTGCAGAAGAGTTGGATTCCACGCTTCGAACATATGCGCCTAATGAGAGCTACGGCAGGGCTGTGGACCTTCTGGAGACGCGGCACACGTGCGTCATAGCAGGGATTCCCGGGATCGGTAAGACAACTTTGGCGCAAGTTCTCTGTGCTGGATATGTGAGCGAAGGCTATGAGCTAGTCGAGGTATCTGCGGATCTTGAGGAAGCGAACTCTCTCTGGGACGACAAAGTTGCGCAGATCTACTACTATGACGATTTTCTAGGGCAGACAACTCTAGAAGAAAAGCTCGGAAAGAACGAAGACAGCCGCCTTCTTGCCTTTATGGACAGGATTGAAAAGTCTCGTAACAAGCGGTTTATTCTCACGACGCGTGAGTACATCCTCGCTCAGGCGCGCCAGCGATACGAAAAGCTCCATAGGCACCGCTTCGATCTGCAGACCTGTGTTGTTGATATGGCGGATTACACGTACCGTGCCAGAGGAACCATTCTCTACAATCACGTCTATGCGTCCGGGCTCAGTGATGACATAAAGTCAAACTTTGCGGATCCTGCAGTATATCGGCCAATTATTCAGCATCAGAACTTCAACCCCCGGGTGGTGGCAGCGACAATTGCCGAAGCGGATAGCTTCCCGTCCGCTGGCGAGGATATTGGGAGACGCATCCTGGAGAATCTTAGAGACCCTCGAAGCGTGTGGTCTCATATAGTGAGTCATCAGCTGAAAGACCCTGACGTTCAACTTCTGGCGCTCACCTACTCGTTTATGGGCGGCGTTTACTTGGGGGATATGCAAGATCTCTGGGTTTCCCTGGAGCGAAGTTCAAGAGATCTGCGAACCTCTCTCGCGACGCTTGACGGGACGATGCTAAGAACTTATCGAAAATCCGATAGGATCTTCCTGGCCTTCCATAACCCGTCAGTTCGTGACTTCATGCGAGAATACCTCCTTGAGGATCGCTCGAATTTCCTCCAGCTCATCAAGTGCTTCTCTCATTTTGAGCAGATCGAGGCTCTCTTGGTGATGGCTAATGAGCAAGAAGAAGTTCTTCAGTTCTTCAAGCGGAATTTGAAGATCGTCGAAAACGTAGCGTTGAAGGCGTTTGACTCACAGGGCCTCCGTGGTGATGGTGTGAATGCGAGCACCGATCCAGCGCAACGTGCGAGGGTGTATCTACACCTTGGTGAAGCCCTCGCATCTGAACCGATCCTAGAGTGTGCGCGAAAGGCGATCGTTGAAGACGAAGCCATTTTGGAAGCATACGATCCGCAGGATGTTATCGACATTATTCAGTTTTTGAACGAGTCGGATCGGGAGTCATTGCGTCGCGCCCTCCCGGACGCTGTCGATATGGCGATTGAATGGATCACAGGAGATCTGTCGTCCTGGGACTTGATGGAATCCGCTAAAGGCTTCCTTGAGAATGTCTCCGATATTGTTCCGAAATCGGCAATTCTAGACGTCGAGGAGGATATGCAGAGATATGCTGAGGGTGCGATTGCGGCATGGGCTGAGATGGGGCCTGACTCGATGATTGATCATTCGGTAATGGAAGGGGTTTTGGCTTTCGCGAATGAATATGAGGATCCGGAACGAACTTTCCCCGGCTACGGTGAAGCCGTAGATAAGATTCCGGACCTTGATGAGGACGGGGGTGATTACAGCAGGCGTGAGCTATCAGGCTCTGATTCCACGGAAAGCTATATTCAGGAGATGAGAGATGTTGCAGACATGATGGGTTCGCTTCGGGCTGATGATTTAGGTTGA
- a CDS encoding DUF5753 domain-containing protein, with the protein MERAGLTHVQQSVAPLFERTRRFRAYQSWVIPGLLQSAAYTRAVLSTVAHLRDVPDDIEDAVAVRMERQRILHSGDHRFAMLVEEWVLRTVIGDNDTMAGALGHLISVASLPSVSLGIIPLGTPRGAGWPVESFTMYDDAQVNVELVSAHLTVTQPGEIAEYAKAFAELSTLAVYGAQARSLITTAINALR; encoded by the coding sequence ATGGAGCGGGCGGGCCTGACGCACGTCCAGCAGTCCGTGGCGCCGCTGTTCGAGCGCACGCGCCGCTTCCGTGCCTACCAGTCCTGGGTGATCCCCGGCCTGCTCCAGTCGGCCGCGTACACACGTGCCGTGCTAAGCACCGTGGCCCACCTCCGCGACGTACCGGACGACATCGAGGACGCCGTCGCCGTGCGGATGGAGCGGCAGCGAATCCTCCACTCCGGCGACCATCGATTCGCGATGCTCGTCGAGGAGTGGGTGCTGCGCACGGTCATCGGCGACAACGACACCATGGCCGGGGCGCTGGGCCACCTCATCTCTGTCGCCTCGCTGCCCTCGGTCAGCCTCGGCATCATTCCCCTCGGCACTCCGCGTGGCGCCGGATGGCCTGTTGAGTCATTCACCATGTACGACGACGCACAGGTCAACGTGGAACTCGTCTCCGCACACCTGACCGTCACGCAGCCCGGCGAGATAGCCGAGTACGCGAAGGCGTTCGCCGAACTGTCCACGCTCGCCGTGTACGGAGCCCAGGCCCGTTCACTCATCACCACCGCGATCAATGCCCTTCGGTAA
- a CDS encoding DUF6879 family protein — protein sequence MPTLEDRLRHCTRSAVHLEMRDEYMRSDPRFIAWRNGVRNDPADSDPERRPWLRLVADLVGQGVDVRRARIVSEPVSDYIRFEHHLTGPSVEAGEQVRWLPRRRTSRLALPGNDFWLFDGSSVLFHYFAGDGELAPDDEEYTDDPAVVKLCADAFEAVWDLAVPHADYRLT from the coding sequence GTGCCGACGCTTGAGGACCGGCTGCGCCACTGCACCCGTTCCGCCGTCCATCTGGAGATGCGCGACGAGTACATGCGCTCCGACCCCCGGTTCATCGCCTGGCGCAACGGTGTCCGCAACGACCCGGCTGACAGCGATCCGGAGCGTCGGCCGTGGCTGCGGCTCGTCGCCGACCTCGTGGGCCAGGGAGTTGACGTCCGCAGGGCGCGCATCGTGTCGGAGCCGGTGTCGGACTACATCCGTTTCGAGCACCACCTGACGGGCCCCAGCGTAGAGGCGGGCGAACAAGTGCGTTGGCTACCGCGCCGTCGCACATCCCGGCTGGCACTGCCCGGCAATGACTTCTGGCTCTTCGACGGCAGCTCCGTGCTTTTCCACTACTTCGCCGGCGATGGCGAACTCGCCCCGGACGACGAGGAGTACACCGACGACCCGGCCGTCGTGAAGCTCTGCGCGGACGCGTTCGAGGCCGTGTGGGACCTGGCTGTGCCGCACGCGGACTACCGGCTCACCTGA
- the dapA gene encoding 4-hydroxy-tetrahydrodipicolinate synthase, whose translation MTTSGSPFGRALCAMITPFTEEGALDLDGAQRLAERLVSEGCDGLVLSGTTGESPTTTDAEKSALVAAVREAVGDRASIVAGVGTFDTRHTVELALEAEKAGADGLLVVAPYYSKPPQDAVEAHFRDVADAAGLPVVLYDIPGRTGTRIEPDTVIRLAEHPRVVAVKDCSYDFLGTQKVLSRTDLAYYAGCDEHNLALYAVGATGYISTVANVVPRQLRSVLDAFDAGNTTEAARLQQRATPLIELMMSAGLPGTVTTKALLSELGLPAGPVRAPLRRAGREAVDGLLATYEEFMATG comes from the coding sequence ATGACGACTTCCGGCTCCCCCTTCGGCCGTGCCCTCTGCGCCATGATCACGCCCTTCACCGAGGAGGGCGCGCTCGACCTCGACGGCGCGCAGCGGCTCGCCGAGCGGCTGGTGTCGGAGGGCTGCGACGGACTGGTGCTCTCCGGTACGACGGGCGAGTCCCCGACCACCACGGACGCCGAGAAGTCGGCGCTCGTCGCGGCTGTCCGGGAGGCGGTCGGCGACCGGGCGTCCATCGTGGCGGGCGTCGGCACCTTCGACACCCGGCACACGGTCGAACTCGCACTGGAGGCCGAAAAGGCAGGCGCGGACGGCCTGTTGGTCGTAGCCCCGTACTACAGCAAGCCCCCGCAGGACGCCGTAGAGGCCCACTTCCGCGATGTGGCCGACGCCGCCGGACTGCCGGTCGTCCTGTACGACATCCCCGGCCGCACCGGCACCCGCATCGAGCCGGACACCGTGATCCGACTGGCCGAGCACCCCCGAGTCGTGGCAGTGAAGGACTGCTCGTACGACTTCCTCGGCACCCAAAAGGTCCTCTCTCGCACCGACTTGGCGTACTACGCCGGCTGCGACGAGCACAACCTCGCCCTCTACGCGGTGGGCGCGACGGGCTACATCAGCACGGTCGCCAACGTGGTCCCCCGCCAACTCCGCTCCGTCCTCGACGCGTTCGACGCCGGAAACACGACGGAGGCGGCCCGCCTCCAGCAACGGGCCACTCCCCTCATCGAGTTGATGATGTCGGCCGGCCTGCCCGGCACGGTCACGACGAAGGCCCTGCTCAGCGAACTGGGCCTGCCCGCGGGCCCGGTCCGCGCCCCACTGCGGCGCGCTGGCCGGGAGGCGGTCGACGGACTGCTGGCGACGTACGAGGAGTTCATGGCTACGGGCTGA
- a CDS encoding DUF3618 domain-containing protein, with protein sequence MTHRTAPEVTGGGAKGPDELRQQLEHARGRLGRTVEELADKAHLKTRAADLKDKAGAMTVQLRSSATKAGHTVEHNVPRPVANVVQAGLRHPRPVVVAGAAAGAVVAAGLLRRRHNGHH encoded by the coding sequence ATGACGCACAGGACAGCGCCGGAGGTCACGGGCGGCGGGGCCAAGGGCCCCGACGAACTGCGGCAGCAGCTCGAACACGCCAGGGGCCGACTCGGCCGTACCGTCGAGGAGTTGGCCGACAAGGCCCACCTGAAGACCCGCGCCGCCGACCTCAAGGACAAGGCCGGCGCGATGACCGTGCAGTTGCGCAGCAGCGCCACCAAGGCCGGCCACACCGTGGAGCACAACGTCCCGCGTCCCGTCGCGAACGTCGTCCAGGCCGGCCTGCGGCACCCCCGGCCGGTCGTCGTCGCCGGCGCCGCCGCGGGCGCGGTGGTCGCGGCGGGCCTGCTGCGGCGCCGCCACAACGGCCACCACTGA
- a CDS encoding putative quinol monooxygenase encodes MNTRSTSAGMIGRLMTMTAHPGKGEELAALLLRVAEGLHGFPGCEIYLISRDSADPDTVHVTEVWRDESDAQAALAAPPTAGAPAPADVLALLSSPPQRTDLTVLGGVGLPAADDRS; translated from the coding sequence ATGAACACGCGAAGCACATCCGCGGGCATGATCGGCCGACTGATGACCATGACCGCGCACCCGGGCAAGGGCGAGGAACTCGCCGCGCTCCTGCTGAGGGTCGCGGAGGGACTGCACGGCTTCCCGGGCTGTGAGATCTATCTGATCAGCCGGGACTCGGCCGATCCGGACACGGTGCATGTAACCGAGGTCTGGCGGGACGAGTCCGATGCGCAGGCGGCACTCGCCGCGCCGCCGACCGCCGGTGCTCCGGCCCCCGCGGACGTCCTCGCGCTGCTGTCGTCGCCACCGCAGCGCACGGATCTCACTGTCCTCGGCGGAGTGGGACTTCCCGCGGCGGACGACCGGAGCTGA
- a CDS encoding antibiotic biosynthesis monooxygenase, giving the protein MTRRTDAHPDLTRPEVGAPFFSTWRVGTPERQKQTVEAIAATWERRPWPASDLLGYHIYTGHDGTTLMHYSQWASEQAYEAFRKTHRQERNDEIDTAVPGIERLHLGRYRRYRSGDRDGDTRIPGCIVIVDIEFEGPDPDRQRAWVDAVFDALESEADPHPGGMSAHFHLSTDGTRVLNYAEWESAQAHIDALAAPGDGIGSPTAQWQRVQSWPGLKGSTVSRYDHALGLIPD; this is encoded by the coding sequence ATGACCCGCCGTACCGACGCCCACCCCGACCTCACCCGCCCGGAGGTCGGCGCGCCCTTCTTCAGTACCTGGCGGGTGGGGACGCCCGAGCGGCAGAAGCAGACCGTCGAGGCGATCGCGGCCACATGGGAACGCCGTCCGTGGCCCGCCTCTGACCTGCTCGGGTACCACATCTACACCGGGCACGACGGCACAACCCTGATGCACTACTCGCAGTGGGCGAGCGAGCAGGCCTACGAGGCTTTCCGGAAGACGCATCGGCAGGAGCGCAACGACGAGATCGACACCGCGGTGCCGGGCATCGAGCGGCTGCACCTCGGCCGGTACCGGCGCTACCGCAGCGGCGACCGCGACGGCGACACGCGTATCCCCGGGTGCATTGTGATCGTCGACATCGAATTCGAGGGACCCGACCCCGACCGGCAGCGCGCCTGGGTGGATGCGGTCTTCGACGCGCTGGAGAGCGAGGCCGACCCGCACCCCGGTGGGATGTCCGCCCACTTCCACCTGAGCACCGATGGCACCAGGGTCCTCAACTACGCCGAGTGGGAGAGCGCCCAGGCTCATATCGACGCGCTCGCCGCGCCGGGTGACGGTATCGGCTCGCCCACGGCCCAGTGGCAGCGCGTGCAGAGCTGGCCTGGGCTGAAGGGCAGCACCGTCAGCCGCTACGACCACGCCCTCGGCCTCATCCCCGACTGA
- a CDS encoding ArsR/SmtB family transcription factor has translation MLDVTVIEDPEAAAVSLDPIRARLLAELAAGPASAAMLAGKVGLPRQKVNYHLKALERHGLVELAGERRKGNVTERLMQATAASYVISPLALAAVQPDPDRFRDQLSARWLLAVGARLVRDVGSLITGAAKARKRLATFALDGEVRFASAADRAAFIEELTAGVSGLLRKYDAPDAEGGRDHRIVVAFHPTVKPETTHESQ, from the coding sequence ATGCTGGACGTGACCGTGATCGAAGACCCCGAGGCCGCAGCCGTATCCCTGGACCCCATCAGGGCCCGGCTGCTCGCCGAGCTGGCGGCCGGGCCCGCCTCGGCCGCCATGCTGGCCGGCAAGGTGGGGCTGCCCCGGCAGAAGGTGAACTACCACCTCAAGGCGCTGGAGCGGCACGGCCTGGTCGAGCTGGCCGGAGAGCGCCGCAAGGGCAATGTCACCGAGCGGCTGATGCAGGCGACCGCGGCGTCGTACGTCATCTCGCCGCTGGCGCTTGCCGCCGTGCAGCCCGACCCGGACCGCTTCCGGGACCAGCTCTCCGCGCGCTGGCTGCTGGCGGTCGGCGCCCGGCTCGTCCGGGACGTCGGTTCGCTGATCACCGGCGCGGCGAAGGCCCGTAAACGCCTCGCCACCTTCGCGCTGGACGGTGAGGTGCGGTTCGCCTCGGCCGCCGACCGGGCCGCCTTCATCGAGGAACTCACCGCCGGCGTGAGCGGACTGCTCCGCAAGTACGACGCCCCGGACGCCGAGGGCGGCCGCGACCACCGGATCGTCGTGGCCTTCCATCCCACGGTCAAACCCGAGACCACCCACGAGAGTCAGTGA